A window of the Microvirga terrae genome harbors these coding sequences:
- a CDS encoding phosphoribosylanthranilate isomerase, translating to MDNLIKICGLSTPETLDVALGAGADMVGFVRFPKSPRHVSLDLGHRLSLQARGRAQRVVLLVDPTDEAIAQAIEAINPDLIQLHGGESPERVAEIRSMVKRPVMKAVGIAEASDLRALHPYAGGVDHILLDAKPPRTAEALPGGNGISFDWRLLNGLDPRLSFMLSGGLNPDNVAEAIRLTKPQAVDVSSGVESGPGLKDPARIEAFIRAARTAFAAAHP from the coding sequence CGCCCTCGGAGCAGGCGCCGACATGGTCGGCTTCGTGCGCTTCCCGAAGAGCCCCCGCCATGTCAGCCTGGACCTCGGTCACCGTCTCTCCCTTCAGGCCCGGGGCCGCGCCCAGCGCGTGGTGCTGCTGGTCGATCCGACCGACGAGGCCATCGCGCAGGCCATCGAGGCGATCAATCCCGACCTGATCCAGCTGCATGGCGGCGAGAGTCCGGAGCGCGTGGCCGAGATCCGCTCGATGGTCAAGCGGCCGGTCATGAAGGCGGTCGGGATCGCGGAGGCGTCGGATCTGCGGGCGCTTCATCCCTATGCCGGGGGCGTCGACCACATCCTTCTCGACGCCAAGCCGCCCCGCACGGCCGAGGCCTTGCCCGGCGGCAACGGGATCTCCTTCGACTGGCGGCTCCTGAACGGGCTTGACCCGAGACTTTCCTTCATGCTGTCAGGAGGGCTCAACCCCGACAACGTGGCGGAGGCGATCCGGCTCACGAAGCCGCAGGCCGTCGACGTGTCGTCTGGGGTGGAAAGCGGTCCGGGCCTCAAGGATCCGGCCAGGATCGAGGCCTTCATCAGGGCCGCCCGGACAGCCTTCGCCGCTGCCCACCCCTAA
- the trpB gene encoding tryptophan synthase subunit beta: MSAQAQPNSFRTGPDERGHFGQFGGRFVAETLMPNILELEKAYEEARNDPAFHADMASYSTHYIGRPSPLYFAERMTEHLREVSAASGRSGGAKIYFKREELNHTGAHKVNNVLGQILLARRMGKKRIIAETGAGQHGVATATLCARFGLDCVVYMGAVDVERQKPNVFRMNMLGAKVVPVQSGTRTLKDAMNEALRDWVTNVSDTFYCIGTVAGPHPYPAMVRDFQCVIGNETREQMMEAEGRLPDSLVACIGGGSNAIGLFHPFLDDKDIEIYGVEAAGHGLDKLHAASLSGGRPGVLHGNRTYLLMDHDGQIQDAHSISAGLDYPGIGPEHAWLHEMGRVKYISATDEEALEAFQLCSRLEGILPALEPSHALAKVAELAPQKPKDHLMVVNISGRGDKDLFQIAEHLGNQIV; the protein is encoded by the coding sequence GTGTCAGCTCAAGCCCAACCCAACTCCTTCCGCACCGGTCCCGACGAGCGCGGGCATTTCGGCCAGTTCGGCGGCCGCTTCGTGGCCGAGACCCTGATGCCGAACATTCTCGAACTGGAGAAGGCCTACGAGGAGGCCCGGAACGACCCGGCCTTCCACGCCGACATGGCGAGCTACTCGACCCATTATATCGGCCGCCCGAGCCCGCTCTATTTCGCCGAGCGCATGACCGAGCATCTTCGCGAGGTTTCTGCGGCCTCCGGCCGCTCGGGCGGGGCGAAGATCTACTTCAAGCGCGAGGAGCTCAACCACACCGGCGCCCACAAGGTGAACAACGTGCTGGGCCAGATCCTTCTCGCCCGCCGCATGGGCAAGAAGCGCATCATCGCCGAGACCGGCGCCGGCCAGCACGGGGTCGCCACCGCGACGCTGTGCGCGCGCTTCGGCCTCGACTGCGTGGTCTATATGGGCGCCGTCGACGTGGAGCGGCAGAAGCCCAACGTGTTCCGCATGAACATGCTCGGCGCCAAGGTGGTGCCCGTGCAGTCCGGCACCCGTACCCTCAAGGACGCCATGAACGAGGCGCTGCGCGACTGGGTCACCAATGTGTCCGACACCTTCTACTGCATCGGCACGGTGGCGGGTCCGCATCCCTATCCGGCCATGGTACGGGACTTCCAGTGCGTCATCGGCAACGAGACCCGCGAGCAGATGATGGAGGCGGAGGGGCGCCTGCCGGATTCGCTCGTGGCCTGCATCGGCGGCGGCTCCAACGCCATCGGGCTGTTCCACCCGTTCCTCGACGACAAGGACATCGAGATCTACGGCGTCGAGGCGGCGGGCCACGGCCTCGACAAGCTGCACGCGGCCTCGCTCTCCGGCGGCCGCCCGGGCGTTCTCCACGGCAACCGCACCTACCTGCTCATGGATCACGACGGACAGATCCAGGACGCCCATTCCATCTCGGCCGGCCTCGACTATCCCGGCATCGGCCCGGAGCACGCCTGGCTCCACGAAATGGGCCGGGTGAAATACATTTCCGCCACGGACGAGGAGGCCCTGGAGGCCTTCCAGCTCTGCTCGCGGCTCGAGGGCATCCTGCCCGCGCTCGAGCCCAGCCATGCGCTTGCCAAGGTCGCGGAGCTGGCGCCGCAGAAGCCCAAGGATCACCTGATGGTGGTCAACATCAGCGGCCGCGGCGACAAGGACCTGTTCCAGATCGCCGAGCATCTGGGCAACCAGATCGTCTGA